GATTATTATCCTGCAAGCTTCAAAGGTGTGTTTGCAATCGGTGCTACCGATACTGATGATAACAGATGCTTAAGATTTACATGGGGCGGCGGCTCTTGCTGGGGAAAACATATTTCAGTTGTTGCTCCCGGGAATAAAATTTATGGTCTGGATTATGAAAACGTGAATAGTTACGAATCCATGTGGAGCGGGACATCGCAATCTACAGCAATTGTCAGCGGAATAGCTTCATTATTGCTCTCGCAAAAATCATCACGCACAATGGATGAGCTGAAAAAAATAATTACAGCCACCGCAAAAGATCAGGTCGGAGACCCCCGTGAAGATAAACCGGGTTGGGATAAATATTATGGATACGGAAGAGTAGATTGTTATGCAGCTTTAACTTACGGTTACATGCCGGTACAAACAAAGAAAAAAGACGATGAAATAAAAGTAACTGATGAAGATGACCAGAACTTATCCAATGGGAAAAAGAATGATATCGTTCCTAAAGCCAAAAGAGTTCAGAAAAAAGATGAAACTGAACAGCCCAGGGAAAGTAATGCCGATACACCTGAACCATCAAAAGGAAGAAATCCTTAACGTACAAAGAAATATTTTGCTTCAGGGTGATGTACTACAATTGCATTAGTTGTCTGCTCAGGTACCATCTGGAATTCTTCAGTAAGCTCTACACCTAATCTTTCAGGTCTTAACAGTTCAAACATCTGTTTGTTATCTTCAAGGTTTGGGCATGCAGGATAACCGAATGAATATCTTGAGCCCTGATAACCCTGTGAGAATAATTTCTTAATATCGGGTGAGTCCTTTTCAGCAATTCCCAATTCCATTCTTATAATTTTATGCCAGTATTCTGCAAGAGCTTCAGTAGTTTCAACAGCGAACCCGTGGAAGTATAAATAATCCTGATAACGGTTTGCTCCGTACAACTTCTGTGCATGCTCTGTAGCTTTTTCACCGACTGTTACAATCTGAAATGCAGCAACGTCAAGCTGTCCCGAACTTTTCGGTTTAAAGAAATCACTGATACAAAGATGCCTGTCCTTATTCTGTCTCGGAAAATTAAAGTGCTGCCATTCCTCAACATCGTCAGGAGTCAATTTTGTGAAGTCATAATTTTTCCATTCGCTGTGCAGTTCTTCCTCGCTAATTCCTTTAGGCTTATATACAATAAGTTCATCATCATAAGACTGACACGGAAAATATCCGTAGATAACTTTTGGAGTTAATAAATTTTCTCTCTTGCACTGAAGCTTAAGCTCATTAAATACAGGAATAATCTGTTCATCAATTAATTTTTTATATTCTTCTTCAGACGATTTTCCTTTGTAAACATTCCAGCTTCCTCTGAACAAAGCAACTTCGTTAATGTAATTATAAATTTTATCTAATCTTATATCTGTAACCATCTTGCTCCCTAAGAATGGAGGCGCAGGTACAGGTGCATCGGTGCTTACATTCGATTTTCTTATAAATGCTTTCTTCTCTTTATCGTATGCAATTTCCTTTTTGAAATCTGCATCTTCTTCCTGTTTCTTAATAAGATTTATGGAAGTATCCATTGATGCGCCGATATCAGTTTTTTCTTTTTCAAGAAGCATATCGGGAGGCAATTGTGTTCTTCCTCGCGGGTCAATATAAATTGGAAGTTCGGGACGAACGCCTTTTCGTTTATGCTCAACTATAGATGCCATGAATTTCAATCCGTCGAATGCATCGTTAGCATAATAAACATCGCCTTTATAGAGCGCTCGTAAATCTCCCTCAACAAATCTTTTAGTTAATGCAGCGCCGCCAAGGATTACAGGAATTTCCAGACCTCTTTGATTCATCAGTTCAAGGTTCTCTTTCATAATGGCAGTTGATTTCACAAGCAGGCCGCTCATTCCAATTGCATCAGCTTTATGCTCCTCGTAAGCAGCAAGCATTGTTTCTATAGAGCATTTTATTCCAAGGTTTATAACTTTATATCCGTTATTAGTTAAAATTATATCAACGAGATTTTTACCAATATCATGGACGTCTCCTTTAACAGTAGCAAGGATAACAATTCCTTTTGAATTATCGCCTTCAACTTTATCCATGAATGGTTCAAGATAAGCAACTGCAGTTTTCATACACTCGGCAGACTGTAATACAAAAGGAAGCTGCATTTGACCGGAACCGAATAAAACCCCTACGGTTTTCATACCATCGAGAAGAATATCATTTATGATTTCCAGAGCCGAATATTGTTTGAGAGCGGCTGCTAATTCATTATCTATACCGATTTTATCGCCATCAATAATTCTGTTCTTTAGCTTTTCCTCTATCGGGAGATTTACATCGTTAGATGTATCTCTTTTTTCTGTTTTCTTATCTGCATAGTACTCCATTAACTCCTGCAATGGATCATATACGCATTTTATATTCTTTGTATCTGTCATAAAATTATTTAAGCTTTCAATTTAATAACTATCCATGTATAAAAAAATGCAATTAGTAGTTTATCCGCTTCTGGTAAATAAAAACTCCTCCTTAATGGTGTTATCTTCACGCTTTATAATCCGTGCATGAAGCTTATCTCCTTCAAATTTATAGCTAACCTTATTTTTATCAGTTTCACTTTCGTACAAAAGCTCATCACCTTCAGTTTTCACTACTTCCAGTTTTATTTTTCTGTCTTTAATTAAAGCTATAAAATAAAATTTACCGTCATCTTGTTTTGCCAGCTCCATAATTTCTTCGAAGACAACTTCGCCTTTCTGAATCATTTGGCTTTTTCCTTTGTACAAAGTATCACTTACTTTTTCCCAGGTTTCATACATCATTGCACCGTCATATTTTATTTCCCATTTTCCAATGAGTTTATCCATTAAAGCTGTATTGATTGTCTGACTCATAACTGAAGAATTTAAAATTAATAAAAATAAGAGGGGAAGGTAAACTACTGCTAAATTTTTTATTTTAATCATAATATTGCATATCAATATTAATTGATACTTTTTAAATTATGATTACAAAAATTAAAATGAAAACCCTTTTTTTAAATTCAAAAATATGGCTTAAAAAGAATTATTTTGCAGAGTCATTGGGAGTTGATTCAGACACCGGAAAAATTATCTTTGTAGGACGAGAAAAAGATGTATTAAAATCTGAATATGATGAAGTAATTGATTTGAACGGAAAAGTTATGCTGCCTGCATTCAATGATAACCATGTTCATTTAGTTAAAGGTGCTCTGGTAAGCTCAGAACTGAACTTAAGAAATGTATTAACATCGGAAGAATTTAAAAAAGAAATATTAAATTACCGCTCCAACTTAAAACCCGGCAAATGGATTCAGGGAGGGTACTTCTCTGATTCAAACTTTACTGAAAAATTTACAATTGATAAAAATTTTCTTGATGCTGTTTGCAATGATGTTCCCATCTTCATTTCAAGATTTGATATACACTCATGCTTTGTAAATTCAAAAGCTCTGGAGTTTGTAAATAATTTTGAAGGTCATTCTTTCAATCAAGATGAACTGATAAGAGATGCGGACGGTAACTTAACAGGTGAATTAAAAGAGCGGCCGATGTATTTTTTGCAATCAATGATTCCTCAAAAAACTCTTGAGGAAAAAGCTTCTGATGTAAAACAACAGATATTTGAGTTTCATTCGATGGGAATAACGGCAATATCCGATATTACTTTAACAGAAGACCTGGATATTTATGAATATTTGTTGAACAAAGGTGAGCTCAATCTGAATATAAATTCTATTCTTCCATTTGAAGAGTTCTATAATATAGATAAGCATAAAGAAAGATTTGCAAGTTTTAATCAAATCAAATTCAGATGCTTCAAAGCATTCTATGACGGTTCTCTTTCCAGCCGTACTGCATATTATTTCAAGAATTACAAAAATTCCGATATGCGGGGAATTAGAACTGAATATATTAACTCAGGTGATTTTCATAAAACAGCTTTGGCAATTGATAAAGCCGGCTACCAGATGGCAGTCCATGCCATAGGGGATTTATCGGTCAGCGAGCTTCTTGATCTCAATGCCGAACTCGATTTAATACACGGAGCGAGAAACAGAAAATTCAGAATTGAACATGCGCAGCACATTCAGCCCGATGATTTCCGTCTTTTTGATGTATTAAAAATATTAGCGTCAGTGCAGCCATCGCATTTATTTTCAGATGCATCAACATCACATGAGCTGAGAAATGATTTTGAAACAACACATAATTATTCAGAGCTTCTTAAATACAGTGTTAAGCTATGCTTCGGAACAGATTTCCCTATTGTATCCGCTTCGCCATTTGAAACGATATATTACGCAATGACTCGCAAAGCAAAAGGATTTGAAAACGGATTCACTCCCGAGTATAGCATGAATCTTTACGATTGCCTTGATGCATATACTGTTAACAATGCTTACGGTTCAAATGAAGACCACGTTACAGGAGCTCTTCGTACCGATATGCGCGGTGACTTAATTGTACTTAACGAAAATATTTTTGAATCAAATGCAGATGATATCCGTTCTATAAAAGTAGATATGACCTATAAGAACGGAACAAGAGTTCATTAACGAACGCATATGAAAAAAATTAAGTTTGTAATTGCTCTCTCACTGCTGCCTCTTTTGATTGCCTCATGCACTTATTTACCATTCTTCAATAAAGTTAAAAATCAGTTCATACAAAAAGAACGCATTGATGATGCTTCCATTATTAATGAGCAGAATAAATTTGATGTGCTTGAAAATAAACTGAAGTTCAGATTTAATATTCCTAAAAAAATTCTTTTCGGAGATGTAACTACTGTGTTCAGAGTTCTTTCTGATTCACTGAATAAAATCTATCTGAATTTTTATGATAACATGATTATCAATTCTGTTAAATCTAAAAATGAAAATTTAATTTACAATAGAGATAACAACTATCTTA
This genomic interval from Bacteroidota bacterium contains the following:
- a CDS encoding B12-binding domain-containing protein; the protein is MTDTKNIKCVYDPLQELMEYYADKKTEKRDTSNDVNLPIEEKLKNRIIDGDKIGIDNELAAALKQYSALEIINDILLDGMKTVGVLFGSGQMQLPFVLQSAECMKTAVAYLEPFMDKVEGDNSKGIVILATVKGDVHDIGKNLVDIILTNNGYKVINLGIKCSIETMLAAYEEHKADAIGMSGLLVKSTAIMKENLELMNQRGLEIPVILGGAALTKRFVEGDLRALYKGDVYYANDAFDGLKFMASIVEHKRKGVRPELPIYIDPRGRTQLPPDMLLEKEKTDIGASMDTSINLIKKQEEDADFKKEIAYDKEKKAFIRKSNVSTDAPVPAPPFLGSKMVTDIRLDKIYNYINEVALFRGSWNVYKGKSSEEEYKKLIDEQIIPVFNELKLQCKRENLLTPKVIYGYFPCQSYDDELIVYKPKGISEEELHSEWKNYDFTKLTPDDVEEWQHFNFPRQNKDRHLCISDFFKPKSSGQLDVAAFQIVTVGEKATEHAQKLYGANRYQDYLYFHGFAVETTEALAEYWHKIIRMELGIAEKDSPDIKKLFSQGYQGSRYSFGYPACPNLEDNKQMFELLRPERLGVELTEEFQMVPEQTTNAIVVHHPEAKYFFVR
- a CDS encoding amidohydrolase, with the protein product MKTLFLNSKIWLKKNYFAESLGVDSDTGKIIFVGREKDVLKSEYDEVIDLNGKVMLPAFNDNHVHLVKGALVSSELNLRNVLTSEEFKKEILNYRSNLKPGKWIQGGYFSDSNFTEKFTIDKNFLDAVCNDVPIFISRFDIHSCFVNSKALEFVNNFEGHSFNQDELIRDADGNLTGELKERPMYFLQSMIPQKTLEEKASDVKQQIFEFHSMGITAISDITLTEDLDIYEYLLNKGELNLNINSILPFEEFYNIDKHKERFASFNQIKFRCFKAFYDGSLSSRTAYYFKNYKNSDMRGIRTEYINSGDFHKTALAIDKAGYQMAVHAIGDLSVSELLDLNAELDLIHGARNRKFRIEHAQHIQPDDFRLFDVLKILASVQPSHLFSDASTSHELRNDFETTHNYSELLKYSVKLCFGTDFPIVSASPFETIYYAMTRKAKGFENGFTPEYSMNLYDCLDAYTVNNAYGSNEDHVTGALRTDMRGDLIVLNENIFESNADDIRSIKVDMTYKNGTRVH